Proteins encoded together in one Rossellomorea sp. y25 window:
- the aspS gene encoding aspartate--tRNA ligase: protein MTKRTAYCGEITESYTGEKITLKGWVQKRRDLGGLIFIDLRDREGIVQVVFNPDLSEDALALAEKIRNEYVLSVTGTVVARGEGTVNPNLKTGKVEIHAEEVQIINEAKTPPFMIDDQMEVSEDVRLKYRYVDLRRPAMMETFKMRHNVTTSFRSFLNDNGFLDVETPILTKSTPEGARDYLVPSRVHQGEFYALPQSPQIFKQLLMVSGFDRYYQIARCFRDEDLRADRQPEFTQIDMEMSFMDKEQIISLVESMMNKLMNDVKGLDVQIPFPRMSYDDAMSRYGSDKPDTRFGMELVDVSEIVKDSGFKVFSGAVSNGGQVKLINVKGGASGYSRKDIDALTEFVSVYGAKGLAWLKVEEEGLKGPISKFVTEEDAAQISVSAHAEAGDLLLFVADKKTVVADALGALRLKLGKELGLIDETKFNFLWVTDWPLLEFDEGENRYYAAHHPFTMPVREDLELLETDPGAVRAEAYDLVLNGYELGGGSLRIYERDIQEKMFSVLGFSKEEAEKQFGFLLEAFEYGTPPHGGIALGLDRLVMLLAGRTNLRDTIAFPKTASASCVLTDAPGGVSEAQLKELSLSLDVE from the coding sequence ATGACAAAAAGAACGGCGTATTGCGGAGAGATAACGGAATCATACACAGGTGAAAAAATCACCTTAAAAGGCTGGGTTCAAAAGAGAAGGGACTTAGGTGGATTAATCTTTATCGACCTTCGTGATAGAGAGGGCATTGTTCAAGTCGTGTTTAATCCCGATTTATCAGAAGACGCTCTGGCTCTTGCGGAAAAAATTCGTAATGAGTATGTATTAAGTGTGACGGGAACTGTCGTAGCAAGAGGAGAAGGAACGGTGAACCCCAACCTGAAAACAGGAAAAGTGGAAATTCACGCAGAAGAGGTTCAAATCATAAATGAAGCCAAGACCCCTCCATTCATGATTGATGATCAAATGGAAGTGTCTGAAGATGTTCGCTTGAAATACCGTTATGTAGATCTTCGTCGTCCAGCGATGATGGAAACATTTAAGATGCGCCATAATGTTACTACTTCATTCCGTAGTTTCTTAAACGATAACGGATTTCTGGATGTGGAAACGCCGATTTTAACAAAGAGTACGCCAGAAGGTGCCCGTGACTATTTGGTACCAAGCCGTGTACATCAAGGTGAATTTTACGCGCTTCCTCAGTCACCGCAAATTTTCAAGCAATTGTTGATGGTATCCGGGTTTGACCGTTATTATCAAATTGCCCGTTGTTTCCGTGATGAGGACCTTCGTGCAGACCGTCAACCTGAATTCACTCAGATTGACATGGAAATGAGCTTTATGGATAAAGAGCAAATCATCTCCCTGGTAGAGAGTATGATGAACAAGCTGATGAACGATGTGAAAGGCTTAGACGTTCAAATTCCATTCCCTAGAATGTCGTATGATGATGCTATGAGCCGATATGGTTCAGACAAACCGGACACACGCTTTGGAATGGAACTGGTCGATGTATCAGAAATCGTGAAGGATTCAGGGTTTAAAGTATTCTCCGGTGCGGTCTCAAATGGTGGTCAAGTGAAATTAATCAATGTAAAAGGCGGAGCTTCCGGGTATTCCCGTAAAGACATTGATGCGTTGACAGAATTTGTTTCCGTTTATGGTGCAAAAGGTCTCGCCTGGTTAAAAGTAGAAGAGGAAGGCTTAAAAGGACCTATCTCCAAATTCGTGACAGAAGAAGATGCTGCACAAATTTCTGTTTCAGCCCATGCAGAAGCAGGAGACTTGTTACTGTTTGTCGCTGACAAAAAGACAGTAGTAGCGGATGCCCTGGGTGCCCTTCGTCTGAAATTAGGAAAAGAATTGGGATTGATTGATGAAACGAAATTCAATTTCCTATGGGTGACAGACTGGCCATTACTTGAGTTTGATGAAGGTGAGAACCGCTATTATGCCGCTCATCACCCGTTCACTATGCCAGTGAGAGAAGACCTGGAACTGCTTGAAACAGATCCCGGTGCTGTTCGTGCAGAAGCTTATGACCTTGTATTAAATGGATATGAGCTGGGCGGAGGTTCTCTTCGTATTTACGAGCGTGACATTCAAGAAAAAATGTTCAGCGTACTTGGATTCTCCAAGGAAGAAGCGGAAAAACAGTTTGGTTTCCTTTTGGAAGCCTTTGAATATGGAACACCTCCACATGGCGGAATCGCCCTTGGGCTTGACCGTTTAGTGATGCTACTTGCAGGTCGCACGAATCTTCGTGATACGATTGCCTTCCCGAAAACGGCAAGTGCAAGCTGTGTACTGACGGACGCTCCTGGTGGAGTAAGTGAAGCTCAATTAAAAGAGTTATCTTTGTCGCTCGATGTAGAATAA
- a CDS encoding ABC transporter ATP-binding protein has protein sequence MVVKFEGVTKKYGNEMALKNTSFQFEKGKIYGLLGPNGSGKSTTLKMIAGLVLPSAGTVTMNGKPVTRKQASEVAYLTELDMFYEAFTVDGMIRFYASQFSDFDLTRAHELVGFMELDSKKKIKHLSKGNRGRLKLVLALSRNTEVLLLDEPFSGLDPMVRDSIVKGLLSYIDFGNQTVIIATHEIDEIEGILDEAFIINDGEIKGHCQVEELREIEGLSVLQWLKQTTKKEGKMK, from the coding sequence ATGGTTGTGAAATTTGAAGGTGTAACCAAAAAATATGGAAATGAAATGGCCTTAAAGAATACGTCGTTTCAATTTGAAAAGGGTAAGATTTATGGTCTTTTAGGTCCGAACGGCAGCGGAAAATCGACCACTTTGAAGATGATCGCAGGTTTAGTTCTTCCGAGTGCAGGTACTGTGACCATGAACGGCAAGCCTGTTACCCGGAAACAAGCAAGTGAAGTGGCGTATCTTACTGAATTGGATATGTTTTACGAAGCATTTACCGTTGATGGGATGATCCGGTTTTACGCCTCTCAATTCTCAGACTTTGACTTGACCCGTGCTCATGAGTTAGTGGGATTTATGGAGCTGGATAGCAAGAAGAAGATCAAGCATTTATCGAAAGGAAATCGCGGCAGACTGAAGCTTGTTCTTGCCCTGTCCCGAAATACGGAGGTCCTGCTCCTGGATGAACCATTTTCAGGTTTGGATCCCATGGTAAGGGACTCCATCGTGAAAGGTCTCTTATCCTATATCGATTTCGGGAATCAGACAGTGATCATAGCAACCCATGAAATCGATGAAATTGAAGGGATACTTGATGAAGCGTTCATTATCAATGATGGAGAAATTAAAGGGCACTGTCAGGTAGAAGAGCTTAGAGAAATAGAAGGATTGTCAGTCCTGCAGTGGTTGAAACAAACAACGAAAAAAGAAGGGAAGATGAAGTGA
- the hisS gene encoding histidine--tRNA ligase → MSIQIPRGTQDILPGEVEKWQYVEEVAKNLCHAYQYKEIRTPIFEASELFTRGVGDTTDIVQKEMYMFEDRGGRSLALRPEGTASVVRSFVGNKMFGHPNQPTKLFYSGPMFRYERPQAGRYRQFVQFGVEALGSEDPAIDAEVISLAMGIYKKLGLTQLKLVINSLGDAGSRNAHREALINHFKPRIDEFCGDCQNRLEKNPLRILDCKKDRDHELMATAPSILDYLNDESKAYFEKVQSHLTGMDVEFVVDPTLVRGLDYYNHTAFEIMSDAEGFGAITTLCGGGRYNGLVEMIGGPETPGIGFAFSIERLLSALEAENVELPIEQGVDCFIVSLGEEAKDYAVKLLHNLRQVGISSEKDYLDRKVKGQFKAADRYEAKYVAVIGDNEILENKINLKDMSTGEQEEISLDHFVENVKNKLGK, encoded by the coding sequence TTGTCCATTCAAATTCCAAGAGGTACACAGGACATTCTACCAGGTGAAGTAGAGAAGTGGCAGTATGTAGAGGAAGTGGCAAAGAATCTTTGTCACGCCTATCAGTATAAAGAAATCCGCACCCCTATCTTCGAGGCGAGCGAACTATTTACCCGAGGTGTAGGAGATACAACGGATATCGTACAGAAAGAAATGTATATGTTTGAAGACCGTGGAGGCAGAAGCTTGGCACTGCGACCTGAAGGCACCGCTTCTGTTGTTCGATCCTTCGTAGGCAATAAGATGTTCGGTCATCCGAATCAACCAACAAAGCTCTTTTACTCCGGACCTATGTTCAGGTATGAAAGACCACAGGCCGGCCGGTACCGTCAATTTGTCCAGTTCGGGGTTGAGGCATTAGGAAGTGAAGACCCGGCGATTGATGCGGAAGTGATTTCATTAGCGATGGGGATTTACAAGAAACTGGGACTGACTCAATTAAAGTTAGTCATTAATAGTCTTGGAGATGCGGGTAGCCGAAACGCTCACAGAGAAGCGCTGATCAATCACTTTAAACCAAGAATCGATGAATTCTGTGGAGATTGTCAAAATCGTTTAGAGAAGAATCCACTACGTATCCTGGATTGTAAAAAAGACCGCGATCATGAATTAATGGCTACGGCACCATCGATTCTCGATTACTTAAATGATGAATCGAAAGCCTATTTCGAAAAGGTCCAATCCCACTTAACCGGGATGGATGTTGAATTCGTAGTCGATCCGACGCTTGTTCGCGGCCTTGATTATTATAATCACACTGCCTTTGAAATCATGAGTGACGCAGAAGGCTTTGGAGCCATCACGACCCTTTGTGGTGGAGGGCGTTACAATGGACTGGTGGAAATGATCGGTGGTCCTGAAACCCCTGGAATCGGTTTTGCCTTCAGTATCGAAAGACTTCTTTCCGCTCTGGAAGCTGAAAACGTTGAACTTCCAATCGAGCAAGGTGTGGATTGCTTTATTGTTTCACTGGGAGAAGAAGCAAAAGATTATGCTGTTAAACTCCTTCACAACTTAAGACAAGTGGGAATTTCTTCAGAGAAGGATTACCTGGATCGCAAGGTGAAAGGTCAATTTAAGGCAGCTGACCGTTATGAAGCGAAATATGTAGCCGTCATTGGCGATAACGAAATACTAGAAAATAAAATCAATCTTAAAGATATGTCTACTGGTGAGCAGGAAGAAATAAGTCTTGATCATTTCGTAGAAAATGTAAAGAACAAACTCGGTAAATAA
- a CDS encoding ABC transporter ATP-binding protein codes for MKTVVQLQGVSKVIKGKTIIDNLSFDVYEGEVFGFLGPNGAGKTTTIRMIVGLMNISKGDVLISGKSIKKDFEGAIKDVGAIVENPELYKFMSGYQNLKHFARMQNGITEERMKEVIELVGLTDRINDKVKTYSLGMRQRLGLAQCLLHKPKLLILDEPTNGLDPAGIREIRAYIRKLAQEEGMAVIVSSHLLSEMEMMCDRIGIIQSGKLVDVQQVRDFVEGSEQVYHFEVNDAEKIQAVLKLFDPAIKYEAKGSEVQVALTKEQVPNVIRALVEADVQIYSVMPIAKTLEDRFLEITNDKGEVVHA; via the coding sequence ATGAAGACGGTTGTGCAATTACAGGGTGTCTCAAAAGTCATTAAAGGCAAGACCATTATCGATAATTTATCCTTTGATGTGTATGAAGGGGAAGTATTCGGTTTTCTGGGACCTAATGGAGCAGGAAAAACGACGACGATCCGAATGATAGTAGGACTAATGAATATTTCAAAAGGAGACGTCCTGATTTCTGGGAAGAGCATCAAAAAAGATTTCGAAGGTGCCATTAAGGATGTTGGTGCCATCGTTGAAAACCCGGAGCTCTATAAGTTCATGTCGGGATATCAAAACTTAAAACATTTTGCCCGCATGCAAAATGGAATCACCGAAGAAAGAATGAAGGAAGTCATCGAACTTGTCGGTTTAACAGACCGCATCAATGATAAAGTGAAAACTTATTCACTTGGAATGAGACAGCGCTTGGGTCTGGCGCAATGCCTGCTCCATAAACCAAAGCTCCTCATACTCGATGAGCCTACAAATGGACTGGATCCTGCCGGTATCCGCGAAATTCGTGCGTATATCAGAAAGCTTGCCCAGGAAGAGGGTATGGCGGTTATCGTATCGAGTCACTTATTATCTGAAATGGAAATGATGTGTGATCGTATCGGGATCATCCAATCCGGAAAGCTTGTGGATGTGCAGCAGGTGCGTGATTTTGTAGAGGGGTCAGAGCAGGTTTATCATTTTGAGGTAAATGATGCTGAAAAAATCCAAGCTGTACTGAAATTATTTGATCCAGCAATTAAATATGAAGCCAAGGGTTCGGAAGTTCAGGTAGCTCTAACAAAAGAGCAAGTCCCGAATGTCATTCGCGCTCTAGTGGAAGCAGATGTTCAAATTTATAGCGTTATGCCAATTGCCAAAACATTAGAAGACAGATTCTTAGAAATTACGAATGATAAAGGAGAGGTCGTGCATGCTTAG
- the dtd gene encoding D-aminoacyl-tRNA deacylase: MRVVLQRSKEASVTVDGEVKGAIRSGVVLLVGITHEDTEEDARYVADKVVNLRIFEDEEGKMNHSLLDVEGEILSISQFTLYGDCRKGRRPNFMSAAKPDHAESVYDYFNKVLKEKSIKVETGVFGAMMDVSLTNDGPVTLMIESK, encoded by the coding sequence ATGAGGGTTGTACTGCAAAGAAGTAAAGAAGCCTCCGTCACTGTTGATGGAGAAGTAAAGGGAGCGATTCGTTCAGGTGTTGTATTGCTTGTGGGGATCACCCATGAAGATACGGAAGAAGACGCTCGTTATGTTGCAGACAAGGTAGTGAATTTGCGTATTTTTGAAGATGAAGAGGGGAAGATGAATCATTCTTTGCTGGATGTAGAAGGCGAGATTCTCTCCATCTCTCAATTCACTCTTTACGGGGACTGCCGTAAGGGAAGAAGGCCAAACTTCATGAGTGCAGCGAAGCCCGATCACGCAGAGTCTGTTTACGACTACTTTAATAAGGTATTAAAAGAAAAAAGTATTAAAGTGGAAACGGGCGTATTTGGAGCCATGATGGACGTGAGTTTAACGAATGATGGTCCTGTTACGTTAATGATAGAAAGTAAATAA
- a CDS encoding protein-glutamine gamma-glutamyltransferase, protein MIIIENGLSSNGLQNLSPVEKSIVKALESSPTEYRYRNLGELIFELKMRERFIANARSMDEGDAKFAAFEHSYFNSAFWIKTPYGYRLRDSKLPSEAIEDIFTNSSAYSFECVTSIVLIYYKSILDTIRTSYFNQLFSPLLVWGHNYDDDMSMVTYEGVDYIPGDVYYFSNPDYDDPIWMGENSVFLEEDQYFGHGVGIMTHDEMIEALNTLRKKDATESAFLLQQVTRLKFSDLYRYA, encoded by the coding sequence TTGATTATCATTGAAAATGGATTGTCAAGTAATGGGTTGCAGAATCTATCACCTGTAGAAAAAAGCATCGTTAAAGCGCTGGAAAGCAGTCCTACGGAGTATCGTTACCGTAATTTAGGCGAGCTCATATTTGAGTTGAAGATGCGGGAACGATTCATTGCCAATGCAAGGAGCATGGATGAGGGTGACGCCAAATTCGCTGCTTTTGAACATTCCTATTTCAACTCTGCCTTTTGGATCAAGACTCCATATGGATATAGGCTTCGCGACTCGAAGCTTCCATCAGAGGCCATTGAAGATATATTCACAAATAGCTCTGCCTATAGCTTCGAATGTGTCACCAGCATTGTCCTCATTTACTATAAATCAATCCTTGATACGATCAGGACTTCTTATTTCAATCAGCTGTTCTCCCCCCTTTTAGTGTGGGGTCACAATTATGACGATGATATGAGCATGGTCACCTATGAAGGCGTGGACTATATTCCAGGGGATGTTTATTATTTCTCTAACCCTGATTATGACGATCCGATATGGATGGGGGAAAATTCTGTGTTTTTAGAAGAGGATCAGTATTTTGGTCACGGAGTGGGAATCATGACTCATGATGAAATGATAGAAGCTTTAAATACTCTTCGAAAAAAAGATGCAACCGAATCAGCCTTTCTCCTTCAACAAGTCACCCGTTTGAAGTTCTCAGATTTATACCGGTATGCATAA
- a CDS encoding GntR family transcriptional regulator translates to MTEEYTASKPIYLQIADRIIREIVRKELTPGDKLPSVREMAVQSGVNPNTIQRTYSELERMEIVETRRGQGTFVTEKEEVLSVLNEKVQQEVIESFIKNMKELGLTKEQMINGVERYLAQRGEE, encoded by the coding sequence ATGACAGAGGAATATACAGCTTCCAAGCCGATATACCTTCAAATAGCTGATCGAATCATACGTGAGATTGTAAGAAAAGAATTAACTCCGGGTGACAAACTGCCCTCTGTCCGGGAAATGGCCGTTCAATCCGGGGTGAATCCAAATACCATTCAACGTACGTACAGCGAATTAGAAAGGATGGAAATTGTGGAGACGAGGAGAGGGCAGGGAACATTTGTAACGGAAAAGGAAGAGGTTCTTTCAGTTTTGAATGAAAAGGTCCAACAGGAAGTGATTGAATCGTTCATTAAGAATATGAAAGAACTGGGATTAACAAAAGAACAAATGATAAATGGCGTCGAGAGATACCTTGCCCAAAGAGGGGAGGAATAG
- a CDS encoding SH3 domain-containing protein: MIKKIIASILIVLMIIPFQALEADYTHADSGTATISVSTLNVRTGPGLSYPVLTKVHRGEEYSIVDTQNEWYKVTTDSGEGWVAEWLVSVEAAASDVSPKQERRVITDGLRVRKGPSTSEGVVTVLNSGDRVSVSDEEGDWLFIESDKGSGWVHEEYVSENNATPSPSKKSENKQGIITDNSLNVRTSPSLQSSVLGVLNKGDHVEVTGSVSGWYEIQFGSDKAWVNDAYVEFSSMANDEEPASSSTNLVGIITVHSLNVRDETSLNGSVVGKVSKGEKYSLLKEKNNWYQIKLSNGKKGWIAGWYVQKTVTASAHESEPSSEKENVTVLYNGTNIRSEANARASVIERGSSGDSFPVISKNGDWYEIELDDGSAGFVAGWVVSIRSSTGENTTPPRKRSGGLQDKVVVIDPGHGGRDSGTIGASGTLEKLLTMRTGELLAEKLKSAGAKVVLTRKNDEYLSLPSRVSLSHYYQADAFISLHFDSILDSSIVGHTTYYYQGHQEELADEIHGSLAERLPTKDRGVRVGDYHVVRENNQPAVLLELGFLSNPAEEANVNTQYFQDLAATAIYHGLGDYFTN, translated from the coding sequence ATGATTAAGAAAATTATTGCATCGATACTGATTGTGCTCATGATCATTCCTTTTCAGGCACTTGAAGCTGATTATACACATGCAGATTCAGGTACGGCCACAATCAGTGTTTCGACTCTGAATGTCCGGACGGGTCCTGGACTCAGTTATCCCGTTCTGACGAAGGTACATAGAGGGGAAGAGTACAGTATAGTAGATACACAAAATGAGTGGTATAAGGTCACGACCGATAGTGGAGAGGGCTGGGTTGCCGAATGGTTGGTCTCAGTAGAAGCTGCCGCTTCCGACGTTTCTCCCAAACAGGAAAGACGGGTGATCACAGATGGGTTACGCGTCAGAAAAGGCCCAAGCACCTCTGAAGGAGTCGTGACGGTTCTAAACTCCGGTGATAGAGTATCCGTTTCCGACGAAGAGGGTGACTGGCTGTTCATCGAATCGGATAAGGGCAGCGGCTGGGTGCATGAGGAATATGTGTCGGAAAACAACGCAACTCCTTCCCCATCGAAAAAGAGTGAGAATAAACAAGGAATCATCACCGACAACTCCCTAAATGTTCGAACCTCCCCTTCTCTTCAAAGTTCCGTCCTTGGAGTATTAAACAAGGGAGATCATGTAGAGGTAACAGGAAGTGTCAGCGGGTGGTACGAGATTCAATTTGGCAGCGACAAGGCGTGGGTGAACGATGCATATGTAGAATTCTCTTCGATGGCCAATGACGAGGAGCCCGCCTCCTCGTCCACAAATCTTGTAGGAATCATTACGGTTCACAGTTTAAATGTCCGTGATGAAACCTCATTAAACGGGAGCGTCGTTGGAAAGGTCTCAAAAGGGGAGAAATATTCCTTATTAAAAGAGAAAAACAATTGGTATCAGATTAAGCTCTCAAATGGGAAAAAAGGCTGGATTGCCGGCTGGTATGTCCAAAAGACCGTTACTGCCTCCGCCCATGAGAGTGAACCATCTTCAGAAAAAGAAAACGTCACAGTCCTATACAATGGTACCAATATCAGAAGTGAAGCAAACGCCAGGGCAAGCGTCATCGAACGGGGCTCCAGTGGTGACAGCTTCCCCGTTATCAGCAAAAACGGAGATTGGTATGAAATTGAATTAGATGACGGCAGTGCAGGTTTTGTTGCCGGCTGGGTGGTGTCCATCCGATCCAGCACCGGGGAGAACACCACTCCTCCACGCAAGCGAAGCGGCGGCTTACAAGATAAAGTCGTGGTGATTGATCCGGGGCATGGAGGCAGGGACAGCGGAACGATCGGAGCAAGTGGGACATTGGAAAAGCTCCTTACCATGAGAACCGGGGAACTCCTTGCCGAAAAGCTAAAGAGCGCTGGAGCCAAAGTGGTCTTAACAAGGAAAAACGATGAATATCTTTCATTACCATCAAGGGTATCATTATCTCATTATTATCAGGCTGATGCCTTTATCAGCCTCCATTTTGACAGCATTCTGGATTCCTCTATCGTCGGGCATACTACCTACTATTATCAAGGTCACCAGGAAGAATTGGCAGATGAAATTCATGGAAGCCTTGCAGAGCGGTTACCGACGAAAGACCGGGGTGTACGGGTAGGAGATTATCACGTTGTTCGTGAAAACAATCAGCCGGCTGTCCTTTTGGAGCTGGGGTTCTTAAGTAATCCGGCAGAGGAAGCCAATGTCAATACACAGTATTTCCAAGACCTGGCGGCAACGGCTATCTATCATGGGTTAGGAGATTACTTTACTAACTGA
- a CDS encoding tRNA threonylcarbamoyladenosine dehydratase, with amino-acid sequence MLHQFSRNELAIGKEGLQTLKNSTVAVLGIGGVGSFAAEALARSGVGRLVLVDKDDVDITNVNRQVHALLSTVGQPKVDLMRDRIKDINPDCEVIALKMFYTEETYEEFFNQGLDYVIDASDTISYKIHLMKECIKRDIPLIASMGAANKTDPTRFKIADISKTHTDPIAKVIRTRLKKEGIKKGVTVVFSDESPIVIREDIRKEVGKDDAKIRKAQLPPSSNAFVPSVAGLIAASHVMNQLLKHIEIKRVKDK; translated from the coding sequence TTGCTACACCAGTTTTCACGAAATGAACTAGCGATCGGTAAAGAAGGACTTCAAACCCTTAAAAATAGTACGGTGGCAGTATTGGGAATCGGGGGAGTGGGATCCTTTGCAGCTGAGGCTTTAGCCAGATCGGGTGTAGGCCGTCTTGTGTTAGTGGATAAAGATGATGTGGATATCACCAACGTCAATCGTCAAGTCCATGCATTGCTCTCTACAGTGGGTCAGCCAAAGGTCGATCTGATGAGGGACCGCATTAAGGATATTAATCCAGACTGTGAAGTCATTGCTTTAAAGATGTTCTACACGGAGGAAACATACGAGGAATTTTTCAATCAGGGATTGGATTATGTGATCGATGCTTCTGATACGATTTCCTATAAAATTCACTTAATGAAAGAGTGCATAAAACGAGATATTCCTCTAATCGCGAGCATGGGAGCGGCGAATAAAACCGATCCCACACGCTTTAAAATTGCGGATATCAGTAAAACGCATACGGATCCAATTGCCAAGGTGATTCGTACCCGCCTGAAAAAAGAAGGAATTAAAAAAGGCGTAACCGTTGTCTTCTCTGATGAAAGTCCGATTGTCATCCGTGAAGATATTCGAAAAGAAGTAGGAAAAGATGATGCAAAGATTCGTAAAGCGCAACTTCCTCCGTCTTCCAATGCGTTTGTTCCATCGGTTGCAGGTTTGATTGCAGCCAGTCATGTGATGAACCAGCTGTTAAAGCATATTGAAATTAAAAGAGTAAAAGACAAATAA
- a CDS encoding RNA polymerase subunit sigma-70 → MRSSEKGFMNANGDNQLFGVDFHQFLEREKDALNVELASEFGLSLKEVKLLKKKMERS, encoded by the coding sequence TTGAGGTCAAGTGAAAAAGGGTTTATGAATGCAAATGGTGATAACCAGCTGTTCGGTGTTGATTTTCACCAGTTTCTAGAACGTGAGAAAGATGCATTGAATGTGGAACTTGCTTCCGAGTTCGGGTTATCGTTGAAAGAAGTTAAGTTACTGAAAAAGAAAATGGAAAGATCGTAA
- a CDS encoding ABC transporter permease: MLSLIRNEWTKIFKRVGTYVMLGLLILIIGVTAAFTKYDDGKAKESENWKQELTGQVEADKQMLSENPSMNKFIVKDTERRIAINEYRIENDIQPKVKETVWTFVETNAFSVLVVGLFAIIVAAGVVASEFSWGTIKLLLIRPISRTKILLSKYFTVILFGMSMLLVLFVVSFLIGLLLFGGTDQSTHLAYVDGKVVEQNIVGYLIKTYLLKTIDVVMMATMAFMISTVFRSSSLAIGISLFLLFVGANATSLLALRFDWAKFSLFANTDLTQYTGFTPPLVDGMTMGFSITMLIIYFIIFQLLAFIVFNKRDVAA; this comes from the coding sequence ATGCTTAGTCTTATCAGAAATGAATGGACAAAAATATTCAAGCGGGTCGGAACGTATGTAATGCTCGGATTACTTATTCTTATTATTGGTGTTACGGCTGCTTTCACCAAGTATGATGACGGAAAAGCAAAGGAATCGGAAAACTGGAAGCAGGAACTGACAGGACAAGTGGAAGCAGATAAGCAAATGTTATCTGAAAATCCAAGTATGAATAAGTTTATCGTGAAAGACACCGAAAGAAGGATTGCTATTAATGAATATCGAATTGAAAACGACATTCAGCCTAAAGTGAAAGAAACCGTTTGGACGTTTGTAGAAACGAATGCATTCTCCGTTCTTGTTGTAGGTCTGTTTGCCATCATCGTGGCAGCGGGAGTTGTGGCAAGTGAGTTCAGCTGGGGCACTATCAAGCTTTTGCTCATCCGCCCTATTTCCAGGACTAAAATCCTGTTATCTAAATATTTCACCGTCATTTTATTCGGAATGAGTATGCTACTTGTATTATTCGTTGTATCATTCCTGATCGGCCTTCTATTATTTGGCGGAACAGATCAATCAACTCATTTGGCGTATGTGGATGGAAAGGTAGTCGAACAAAATATTGTCGGGTACCTGATTAAAACATATTTATTGAAAACCATCGATGTCGTGATGATGGCTACGATGGCATTCATGATTTCGACCGTATTCAGAAGCAGCTCACTGGCTATCGGGATTTCCCTGTTTCTATTATTTGTGGGAGCCAATGCAACGAGCCTGCTCGCTCTTCGATTCGACTGGGCAAAATTCAGTCTGTTCGCGAACACAGATCTGACTCAATATACAGGTTTCACACCACCGCTAGTGGACGGCATGACCATGGGCTTCTCGATCACCATGCTCATCATCTACTTCATCATCTTCCAGCTGCTGGCCTTCATCGTCTTTAATAAGAGGGATGTAGCGGCATAG